The following proteins come from a genomic window of Acinetobacter baumannii:
- a CDS encoding nuclear transport factor 2 family protein, which produces MKIITTALGLITLAGLTACKSVPSYSGDYGKAEQKITGIELDDQQALDVGNRFVAAFNTLGTPSFVNNASNLYADQLYINDTLSQFSQKKDLIKHFEGMNARVNNVTVKLISATHHQDTAYIHWYMTYDFKMLGRSKTMASYGISQIKINDQQKIIFQQDYWDPANGLYRSLPIFGGVYKWILPFKKVES; this is translated from the coding sequence ATGAAAATTATAACTACAGCCCTAGGGCTGATTACCTTGGCAGGTTTAACGGCGTGTAAAAGTGTGCCTAGCTACTCAGGTGACTATGGCAAAGCTGAACAAAAAATTACTGGTATAGAATTAGATGACCAACAGGCGCTAGATGTGGGCAATCGTTTTGTCGCTGCATTTAATACGCTCGGTACTCCTTCTTTTGTTAATAATGCTAGCAATCTTTACGCTGATCAGCTCTATATCAACGATACACTCTCGCAGTTCTCTCAAAAGAAAGATCTGATTAAGCATTTTGAAGGCATGAATGCCCGAGTGAATAATGTCACGGTAAAACTCATTAGTGCAACTCATCACCAAGATACAGCCTACATTCATTGGTACATGACCTATGACTTTAAAATGCTAGGTCGTTCAAAAACGATGGCTTCTTATGGAATTAGTCAAATTAAGATTAATGACCAACAAAAAATTATTTTCCAGCAAGATTATTGGGATCCAGCGAATGGCCTCTACCGTTCTTTACCCATATTTGGAGGAGTATATAAATGGATATTGCCGTTCAAAAAAGTCGAATCTTGA
- a CDS encoding DUF1295 domain-containing protein — protein sequence MFWNLLILDLMIMLLSWLLATLNGRAGIVDAAWSFCLAVNIIVSSLLISVAPVEVRLFIGIFSGLWFLRLFWHLLRRYQSEQKEDGRYASMRKAMGKFQHIGFLFFFIFQTLLVLLFFLPMWTLLNVEATEWSSGYKVALVIAAVIMAIAFMGEQLADQQLYRFKLNPDHHGKTMDQGLWRYSRHPNYFFEWLHWFAYPIIGLAAGQYVLWIYPLLMWLFLYYVTGIPFSEKQAIKSRGQNYLDYQQKTSMFIPRKPKK from the coding sequence ATGTTTTGGAATTTACTGATTCTAGATTTAATGATCATGTTGCTGAGCTGGCTACTTGCCACTCTAAATGGCAGAGCTGGAATTGTAGATGCTGCATGGAGTTTCTGTCTGGCAGTAAACATTATCGTGTCTTCTTTACTCATTTCAGTTGCCCCAGTTGAAGTGCGTCTTTTTATCGGTATTTTTAGCGGCTTATGGTTTTTAAGATTATTTTGGCACCTGTTAAGACGTTATCAATCTGAACAAAAAGAAGATGGCCGTTACGCGAGCATGCGTAAAGCGATGGGTAAGTTTCAGCATATTGGCTTTTTATTCTTTTTTATCTTTCAAACACTTTTAGTGCTTTTGTTCTTTTTACCGATGTGGACGCTACTCAATGTAGAGGCAACTGAATGGAGTAGTGGATATAAAGTCGCTTTAGTAATTGCTGCTGTCATCATGGCAATTGCTTTCATGGGAGAGCAGCTCGCTGATCAGCAGTTATACCGATTTAAATTAAATCCAGATCATCATGGCAAAACGATGGATCAGGGTTTATGGCGTTATTCACGTCACCCCAATTATTTTTTTGAATGGTTACACTGGTTTGCCTATCCAATTATTGGTTTAGCGGCAGGCCAATATGTATTGTGGATTTATCCGTTACTGATGTGGCTATTTTTATATTACGTCACGGGTATTCCATTTAGTGAAAAACAAGCAATTAAAAGTCGCGGTCAAAATTATCTTGATTATCAACAAAAAACATCAATGTTTATTCCGCGAAAACCAAAAAAATAG
- a CDS encoding NAD(P)/FAD-dependent oxidoreductase: MKIAIIGSGISGLYAAWRLSEQHQVTVYEKNNYFGGHTDTHELEIEGTKVAVDSGFIVFNDYNYPLFTDMLKKLGVETQSSDMSFSVNNLVSGLQYNPSKKWSLFARPQNFLNRKFLQMLSDLLRFYDDNKDIDVADIDPNLSIEEYLDLHKYSHEFRYEHLYPMCGALWSAPVEQVGQIPYRFVVSFFQHHRMLQLKERPQWQTVKHGSASYIRAIQKKCPPIEWKFAEVKAVSRSPETVLIETVEGQEQYDWVIFASHADDSLSLIKDASELEQEILSQFGYQDNRMVVHRDLSIMPKSRLQWASWHVHVTPKSQVQNDEADIHYGFTYWMNNLQNLSCATQIFSTLNPNMKIKAEDILVERQYRHPVFDAKAIQAQSRWHEINGQNRTSFCGAYWGWGFHEDGARSAARVVEQLLAL; the protein is encoded by the coding sequence ATGAAAATTGCCATTATTGGTTCAGGTATATCTGGACTTTACGCAGCTTGGAGATTGTCAGAACAACATCAAGTCACTGTGTATGAAAAAAATAACTATTTTGGCGGTCATACTGACACTCACGAGCTAGAGATAGAAGGCACTAAAGTCGCGGTAGATAGTGGTTTTATTGTGTTTAACGACTATAACTATCCGTTATTTACTGACATGCTTAAAAAATTAGGCGTAGAAACTCAAAGCAGCGATATGAGTTTTTCGGTGAATAATCTGGTCAGTGGACTACAATATAACCCTTCAAAAAAATGGTCGCTCTTTGCCCGTCCGCAGAACTTTTTAAACCGAAAATTTCTGCAAATGCTCTCAGATTTGCTGCGTTTTTATGATGACAATAAAGATATAGATGTGGCGGATATCGATCCTAATTTATCGATTGAAGAGTATTTGGACCTTCACAAATATAGTCATGAGTTTCGTTATGAACATCTTTATCCGATGTGCGGTGCCTTATGGTCGGCACCCGTTGAGCAGGTAGGCCAAATTCCATATCGATTTGTCGTGAGCTTTTTTCAGCATCACCGCATGTTGCAGTTAAAAGAGCGGCCGCAATGGCAAACGGTTAAACACGGTTCAGCAAGCTATATTCGTGCTATTCAAAAGAAATGCCCACCCATTGAGTGGAAATTTGCAGAAGTAAAAGCTGTGAGCCGTTCACCAGAAACAGTTTTAATCGAAACCGTTGAAGGGCAAGAGCAATATGACTGGGTGATTTTTGCAAGCCATGCTGACGATAGCCTAAGTTTAATTAAAGATGCGTCAGAGCTTGAACAAGAAATATTAAGCCAATTTGGTTATCAAGATAATCGAATGGTCGTTCATCGTGATCTTTCAATTATGCCTAAAAGCCGTTTGCAGTGGGCAAGCTGGCATGTACATGTAACACCAAAATCTCAAGTCCAAAACGATGAGGCCGACATACATTATGGTTTTACCTACTGGATGAACAATTTGCAGAATTTATCCTGCGCTACGCAAATTTTTTCTACTTTAAATCCGAATATGAAAATCAAAGCCGAAGACATCTTGGTTGAGCGGCAATACCGGCATCCCGTATTTGATGCAAAAGCGATTCAAGCTCAATCTCGTTGGCACGAAATTAATGGGCAAAATCGGACTTCATTTTGTGGAGCATATTGGGGCTGGGGCTTTCATGAAGACGGCGCCCGCAGTGCGGCACGTGTTGTTGAGCAACTCTTAGCGTTATAA
- a CDS encoding SAM-dependent methyltransferase — protein MDFIVHQSLKIVESGVIPDHAIRAAIRALSKKRLIQEGRYDPEQGAHRYMDVLNMLKKSEIAVETDKANEQHYELPTEFFQAVLGKRLKYSACYFPTKTTTLDQAEELALQIYCERAQLKNGQQILELGCGWGSLTLWMAENYPRSQITAVSNSATQKKHILRQAELRGLTNVEVLTCDVNVLDLDQDKFDRVVSVEMFEHVRNYQLLFEKIQGWLKADGLLWCHIFCHRFLHYPFEVKSDYDWMSKYFFTGGLMPSTSTFLHFQEHLELTQQWQWSGEHYMRTANAWLENMDNQEVELKPLFKKIYGKDANIWWQRWRIFFMACAELFGFEQGQEWVIGHFLFKKRS, from the coding sequence ATGGATTTTATTGTTCATCAGTCTTTGAAAATTGTTGAAAGTGGTGTGATTCCAGATCATGCAATTCGAGCTGCAATTCGAGCTTTAAGTAAAAAGCGCTTAATCCAAGAAGGCCGTTATGACCCTGAACAAGGGGCGCATCGCTACATGGATGTGCTTAATATGCTGAAGAAGAGCGAAATCGCGGTTGAAACGGATAAGGCAAATGAGCAGCACTATGAATTGCCGACCGAGTTTTTTCAGGCGGTGCTTGGAAAAAGACTCAAATATAGTGCGTGCTATTTCCCGACTAAAACGACAACTTTAGATCAGGCAGAAGAGTTGGCTCTTCAGATTTATTGTGAAAGAGCACAACTTAAAAACGGTCAACAGATTTTAGAGTTAGGCTGTGGCTGGGGTTCTTTAACTTTGTGGATGGCAGAAAACTATCCACGCTCACAGATTACTGCTGTTTCAAATTCTGCAACGCAGAAAAAGCATATTCTTCGGCAAGCAGAATTGAGAGGTTTAACCAATGTTGAAGTGCTTACCTGTGATGTGAATGTACTCGACTTGGACCAAGACAAGTTTGATCGTGTTGTATCGGTCGAAATGTTTGAACATGTTCGTAATTACCAACTTCTTTTTGAAAAAATTCAGGGCTGGTTAAAGGCAGACGGCTTACTTTGGTGTCATATTTTTTGCCATCGCTTTTTACATTATCCTTTTGAAGTGAAATCAGATTATGATTGGATGTCCAAGTATTTCTTTACTGGTGGTTTAATGCCTTCGACTTCGACTTTTTTGCATTTTCAAGAGCATTTAGAGTTGACCCAACAGTGGCAATGGTCGGGTGAGCACTATATGAGAACGGCAAATGCTTGGCTTGAGAATATGGATAACCAAGAAGTCGAACTGAAACCACTGTTTAAAAAAATCTATGGAAAAGATGCCAATATTTGGTGGCAACGCTGGCGTATTTTCTTCATGGCTTGTGCTGAGCTATTCGGTTTTGAGCAAGGACAAGAATGGGTCATTGGTCACTTTTTATTTAAAAAGCGATCATAG
- a CDS encoding sensor histidine kinase, translated as MIRTRHDGKTSHPLAQMFNRYYWLQIGLIALSIVVGLACSAWVIKGSLLKTALEQEMEHYWLRIERNPNADLPDTKNLYGYRWNTQVAPQPFRGMHLESGVHRVFVDGKERMTVYGERNGQHVLLVFGESNVNKLIWLFGLAPLMFSLSVLYSFLWWSNRRARRYFSPITRLANALENIDWAHQDTQASPFRDINTNGNMEAEYLKQALEKYHQVLSDFIRREREFTGDVSHELRTPLTILKGNVQLCQAKFGDDKSLVRLHNTIEDMQLLVDTLLAIARNTVKSLPSEKNLLSKTVKDLVESLEAVSAGKGIQINIQPDVSEQPRWLYPSMTQMVLGNILRNALNYSQGSQIDIIQQKNSLIIADNGIGISLPNDVKVQELSDSQLSLKAKGHGIGLQLVQKLCKQLGWRVELFDRQYYLTTHPELDLEPTTGLIVVVYLS; from the coding sequence ATGATAAGAACTCGACATGATGGCAAAACGAGTCATCCATTAGCCCAAATGTTCAATCGATATTACTGGTTGCAAATTGGTCTGATTGCATTATCGATCGTGGTCGGGTTGGCTTGTAGTGCTTGGGTGATTAAGGGTTCTTTACTTAAAACCGCTTTAGAACAGGAAATGGAGCATTACTGGTTACGTATAGAACGTAACCCAAATGCTGATTTACCAGATACTAAAAATTTATATGGATATCGGTGGAATACACAGGTCGCGCCTCAACCTTTTCGGGGCATGCATTTAGAAAGTGGCGTGCACCGAGTATTCGTTGATGGTAAAGAACGAATGACGGTCTATGGTGAGCGTAATGGTCAACATGTTCTATTGGTATTTGGCGAAAGCAATGTTAATAAGCTGATCTGGTTATTTGGTCTTGCTCCACTCATGTTCAGCTTATCTGTTCTATATAGTTTTTTGTGGTGGTCAAACCGAAGAGCAAGACGCTATTTTTCCCCAATTACGCGTTTAGCAAATGCTTTAGAAAATATTGATTGGGCACATCAAGACACTCAGGCATCTCCTTTTAGAGATATTAATACCAATGGCAATATGGAAGCCGAATATCTCAAACAAGCTTTAGAAAAATATCATCAGGTTTTAAGTGATTTTATTCGACGTGAAAGAGAATTTACTGGAGATGTGAGCCATGAGTTACGCACTCCACTCACCATTTTGAAAGGTAATGTACAACTGTGTCAGGCGAAATTCGGAGACGATAAATCTTTAGTCCGTCTTCATAACACAATTGAAGATATGCAGTTGCTCGTCGATACCTTACTGGCGATTGCTCGGAATACGGTAAAAAGCTTGCCATCTGAGAAAAATTTATTATCCAAAACGGTAAAAGATCTTGTTGAAAGTTTAGAAGCGGTGAGCGCGGGTAAAGGGATACAGATTAATATTCAACCTGATGTTTCTGAACAGCCGCGTTGGTTATATCCTTCTATGACTCAAATGGTTTTAGGTAATATTTTACGTAATGCGCTGAACTATTCTCAAGGCTCACAAATCGACATTATTCAACAAAAAAACAGCCTGATTATTGCTGATAATGGAATTGGAATTTCTTTACCTAACGATGTGAAAGTGCAAGAGCTCAGCGATTCGCAACTTTCCTTAAAGGCTAAAGGTCATGGCATTGGTTTGCAATTGGTACAAAAGCTTTGCAAACAACTAGGATGGAGAGTGGAGCTGTTTGATCGACAATATTATTTAACCACTCATCCTGAACTCGATTTGGAGCCAACCACAGGCTTAATTGTTGTGGTCTATTTAAGTTAA
- a CDS encoding response regulator transcription factor, translated as MGNHFILMVEDHFELAATVCEFLEVHGYVVDHARNLEAARTFLKSQHYHLLLLDINLPDGSGYDLCNWLRTEQGVDIPVLMLTARDTLDDKLKGFTAGTDDYLVKPFDFNELVMRIRALIKRAAGEVTHHKIQIHDLILDSATQTVVRAGNNIELPPIQFKLLKILMRQSPKVVTKQELMMELWGDEEPESDALRSHIYNLRKMVDKPFDPKLLHTVAGVGLKIALEDSAT; from the coding sequence ATGGGTAATCACTTTATCCTCATGGTTGAGGACCATTTTGAACTTGCAGCAACGGTCTGCGAATTTCTTGAAGTGCATGGTTATGTTGTCGATCATGCACGTAATTTAGAGGCTGCACGGACTTTTCTCAAATCTCAGCATTATCATCTTTTGTTGCTAGATATAAATTTGCCCGATGGCTCGGGTTATGACCTATGCAACTGGCTACGCACCGAACAAGGCGTTGATATTCCTGTTCTTATGCTCACAGCAAGAGATACTTTAGATGACAAACTTAAAGGTTTTACCGCTGGAACAGATGATTATTTGGTAAAACCTTTTGATTTTAATGAACTAGTGATGCGGATTCGTGCATTAATAAAAAGAGCAGCTGGCGAAGTCACTCACCATAAAATTCAAATTCACGACTTAATTCTTGATAGCGCAACTCAAACCGTGGTTCGTGCTGGAAATAATATCGAGTTACCCCCTATTCAATTCAAACTATTAAAAATTTTGATGCGCCAGTCTCCAAAAGTGGTGACCAAGCAAGAACTGATGATGGAATTATGGGGCGACGAAGAGCCTGAAAGTGATGCGTTACGCAGTCATATCTATAACTTAAGAAAAATGGTTGATAAACCTTTTGACCCAAAGCTATTACATACAGTGGCAGGTGTCGGTTTAAAAATTGCTTTGGAAGATTCCGCGACTTAA
- a CDS encoding chalcone isomerase family protein has protein sequence MDIAVQKSRILIFLGILIVSQANAAELKKCSSAPLMVTSKKVGNVSYFAEDCQKNWQSQSIKMDFSYNRDIPEWAFKRAATHFLKKNVSGFDAKSPLNHINELYRPIKSGDLYSLYYQHENQKLELKLNQKLLGSLNNPNANQYFKIWFGSEPFNAKLKQQLLN, from the coding sequence ATGGATATTGCCGTTCAAAAAAGTCGAATCTTGATATTTCTAGGAATCTTAATCGTATCTCAAGCCAATGCGGCTGAATTGAAAAAATGCAGTTCAGCACCTTTAATGGTTACGAGTAAAAAGGTGGGAAATGTCAGTTACTTTGCTGAAGATTGCCAAAAAAATTGGCAAAGCCAAAGCATCAAAATGGACTTTAGCTATAACCGCGATATTCCCGAATGGGCATTTAAACGCGCAGCCACGCACTTTTTGAAGAAAAATGTTAGCGGCTTTGATGCTAAATCTCCGCTTAATCATATTAATGAACTATATAGGCCAATTAAGAGTGGAGATCTTTATAGTCTCTATTATCAACATGAAAATCAAAAACTAGAACTGAAATTAAACCAGAAGCTACTCGGTTCTTTGAACAATCCGAATGCAAATCAATATTTTAAAATCTGGTTTGGTAGTGAACCGTTTAATGCTAAATTAAAACAACAATTATTAAATTAA
- a CDS encoding SAM-dependent methyltransferase — MIKTFLYGEDDSLPLLLKSLLKLRHGQITFQGAWNGTVGEVSDLHAVIEVHNPLLMDLILKNGVLGAAEGYIRGDWSSEHLVELIQILARNRAVLDQINQNVIAQASQFFLKAWYQNRKNSISGSRKNIAEHYDLSNDFFKLFLDPSLMYSSAVFENENMTLEEASDLKKEIICKKLDLKPLDHLVEIGSGWGGFAIYAAQHYGCRVTTITISQAQYDEAVTRVNEAGLAHRIDVQLEDYRLLEGKFDKLVSIEMVEAVGAQYLSTYFDQCKALLKPKGLAFIQAIIIEDFRYKKALNTVDYIKRYIFPGSFIPSVSVLTQTASESGLRLKHLNDIGLSYAHTLHHWRARFLAAREQVLALGFDENFIRMWDFYLCYCEGGFKEGVISNVHLLFESTSY; from the coding sequence ATGATAAAAACATTTCTTTATGGTGAAGATGACTCACTGCCGTTATTGCTCAAGAGTCTTCTCAAACTACGTCATGGACAGATCACTTTTCAGGGCGCGTGGAATGGGACGGTCGGTGAAGTTTCAGACTTACATGCTGTGATTGAAGTTCACAATCCTTTATTGATGGATCTCATTTTAAAAAATGGTGTTTTGGGAGCAGCAGAAGGCTACATCCGTGGTGACTGGAGCAGCGAGCACCTTGTCGAGTTGATTCAGATCTTGGCACGTAATCGAGCTGTATTGGACCAAATCAACCAGAATGTTATTGCTCAAGCGAGCCAGTTTTTTCTTAAAGCGTGGTATCAAAATCGAAAGAACTCTATAAGTGGTAGCCGTAAAAATATTGCCGAGCACTACGACTTAAGCAACGACTTTTTTAAATTATTTTTAGATCCATCTTTAATGTATTCGAGCGCCGTTTTTGAAAATGAAAACATGACTCTCGAAGAAGCATCTGATTTAAAAAAAGAGATCATTTGTAAAAAGTTAGATTTAAAACCACTAGATCATTTAGTTGAAATTGGAAGTGGATGGGGTGGTTTTGCCATTTATGCAGCTCAACATTATGGCTGTAGAGTAACCACCATTACCATTTCACAAGCTCAATATGATGAAGCCGTTACTCGTGTAAATGAAGCTGGCTTGGCGCATCGAATTGATGTGCAACTTGAAGACTACCGTTTGCTCGAAGGCAAGTTCGATAAGCTGGTTTCAATTGAAATGGTTGAGGCAGTTGGTGCGCAATATTTATCGACATACTTTGATCAATGTAAAGCACTCTTAAAACCGAAAGGCTTGGCATTTATTCAAGCCATTATTATTGAAGATTTCCGATATAAAAAAGCATTAAATACAGTTGATTATATTAAGCGCTATATTTTCCCAGGTAGTTTTATCCCTAGCGTGAGTGTGTTGACTCAAACCGCCTCTGAGAGTGGTTTAAGGTTAAAGCATTTAAATGATATTGGTTTAAGTTATGCGCACACACTTCATCACTGGCGAGCGCGGTTTTTAGCAGCGCGGGAACAAGTATTGGCTCTAGGTTTTGATGAAAACTTCATTCGCATGTGGGATTTTTATTTATGTTATTGCGAAGGTGGTTTTAAAGAAGGCGTGATAAGCAATGTTCACTTGTTGTTTGAAAGTACCAGTTACTAA
- a CDS encoding DUF1365 domain-containing protein yields MLLNKLAIAPALIRHRRYSPKPHEFTSTLNYLWFDPDQLVDITNDCSLWSTDHWNVLKLSKNDFLNMYHGSIRDRVEKAILQNNHLHLRPDWQIRVLALPRCLGFRFNSVVFYFVLNKAGKPLFILSEITNTPWNEREVYTHDCIKQQGQVGDYQSFDFNFEKSFHVSPFMPMQLTYRWRFSFSDQQNVIHMQLFEEQKQVFDATMRFELVPITFPSQQYRYALINSLAPFKMLFSIYLEAFKLWRKKVPFYRHPKKIKVDKT; encoded by the coding sequence ATGTTATTAAATAAACTTGCTATCGCTCCTGCGCTTATTCGTCATCGGCGTTATAGCCCTAAACCGCATGAGTTTACATCGACCTTAAATTATTTATGGTTCGATCCAGATCAATTAGTTGATATCACAAACGATTGTTCACTCTGGTCGACGGATCACTGGAATGTATTAAAACTATCTAAAAATGATTTTTTAAACATGTATCACGGTTCTATAAGGGATAGAGTAGAGAAAGCGATACTGCAAAATAATCACTTACACCTTCGGCCAGACTGGCAAATCAGAGTGTTGGCTTTGCCTCGTTGTTTGGGCTTTCGGTTTAATTCGGTCGTATTTTATTTTGTTTTAAATAAAGCCGGAAAACCGCTCTTTATTCTTAGTGAAATCACCAATACTCCGTGGAATGAACGAGAAGTCTATACACACGACTGTATAAAACAACAAGGTCAGGTAGGTGATTACCAAAGTTTCGATTTTAACTTTGAAAAATCATTTCATGTTTCGCCATTCATGCCCATGCAGTTGACTTACCGTTGGCGATTTAGTTTTTCAGATCAGCAGAATGTCATTCACATGCAACTTTTTGAAGAGCAGAAACAAGTCTTTGATGCCACTATGCGTTTTGAGCTTGTGCCCATCACATTTCCTTCACAGCAATATCGATATGCTCTTATAAACAGCCTAGCGCCTTTTAAAATGTTGTTTTCAATATATTTAGAGGCATTTAAGTTGTGGCGAAAAAAAGTTCCATTTTATCGTCATCCTAAAAAGATCAAGGTAGATAAGACATGA